From a single Sander vitreus isolate 19-12246 chromosome 4, sanVit1, whole genome shotgun sequence genomic region:
- the LOC144516237 gene encoding amphoterin-induced protein 1-like, with translation MGGSLWISHGATEVFRGRSFITVLPLALLLPTVRVSAQLIGSPLDCNTCVCASNIVSCSKMNLTNVPTTLPQYTAVLDLSFNTITKLRAEWTTKTLSRLHSLLLSHNGLTFLSSEAFVYVTKLRYLDLSSNGLRQLDELIFEPLEHLEVLLLYSNRISQIDRTAFSGLVSLQRLYLSQNQISRFPLELVKERSRLETLRLLDVSSNRIKALPLYELQALPAWIKNGLYFHNNPLTCSCEVHDMVAWWYLKGLSSATDFKGSHTCVLPGQQKEKMVIMDLDKVYLNCSEVKMMDKETYLEQFLLLDCDTREKDMMKSWALPGNIPLSPAHKTALMRPDGSLQIGPLKAEDSGVYTCYATSDSFNETLYVSVMVINSTKSGGLENLKTAYTTLVACLVSLVMILIYLYLTPCRCACCPGQGLNKSDPRDSLHSSTVSITQTHEETGQERVEGGGFAYRHVAFLQPKDQLEQNGRLNPIGEEDEEWQGDSRERRRSDAESVSSVCSDTPMVV, from the coding sequence ATGGGGGGGTCACTCTGGATTTCCCATGGTGCCACCGAAGTGTTCAGAGGAAGGAGCTTCATCACAGTTCTACCTCTGGCTTTATTGTTGCCAACAGTGAGAGTCAGTGCACAGTTAATAGGAAGCCCTCTGGACTGCAATACTTGTGTGTGCGCCAGCAACATCGTCAGCTGTTCCAAAATGAATCTAACCAACGTTCCCACCACTCTTCCACAATATACAGCTGTTCTGGACCTCAGCTTCAACACCATCACCAAGCTACGTGCTGAGTGGACCACCAAAACACTCAGCAGACTACACAGTCTGCTGCTGAGCCACAACGGCCTCACCTTCCTCTCCTCTGAGGCgtttgtgtatgtgacaaaGCTACGTTACCTGGACCTTTCCTCCAATGGCCTCCGCCAGCTGGACGAGTTAATTTTTGAGCCACTGGAGCACCTGGAGGTGCTCCTGCTTTACAGCAACCGCATCTCTCAGATAGATCGCACTGCCTTCTCTGGCCTCGTCAGCCTGCAGAGGCTCTACCTGAGCCAGAACCAGATCTCACGCTTCCCCTTGGAGCTGGTGAAGGAGCGGAGCCGGCTAGAAACTCTTAGACTGCTGGACGTGTCCTCCAACCGAATCAAAGCCCTGCCCCTCTATGAGCTTCAGGCTCTGCCTGCCTGGATCAAGAATGGCCTGTACTTCCACAACAACCCTCTGACCTGCAGCTGTGAAGTGCATGACATGGTGGCATGGTGGTACCTTAAGGGGCTCAGCTCAGCCACGGACTTCAAGGGCAGCCATACATGTGTGTTACCAGGCCAGCAGAAAGAGAAAATGGTCATAATGGACCTGGACAAGGTCTATTTGAACTGCAGTGAGGTCAAAATGATGGACAAAGAAACCTATCTGGAGCAGTTCCTGCTCCTGGACTGTGACACCAGGGAGAAGGACATGATGAAGAGCTGGGCGCTGCCTGGAAACATCCCACTGTCTCCAGCACACAAGACTGCTTTAATGCGTCCAGATGGCAGCCTCCAGATTGGGCCTCTGAAGGCAGAGGACTCAGGGGTGTACACCTGCTATGCCACCAGTGACTCATTTAATGAGACGCTGTATGTATCTGTAATGGTGATTAATTCCACCAAGAGTGGTGGACTGGAGAACCTAAAAACGGCCTATACCACCCTCGTAGCATGTCTGGTCAGTTTAGTTATGATTCTCATCTACCTCTATCTCACACCCTGCCGCTGCGCCTGTTGTCCAGGTCAGGGCCTGAATAAAAGCGATCCCAGAGACAGCCTCCACTCTTCAACTGTTAGTATCACTCAGACACACGAGGAGACGGGGCAAGAAAGAGTGGAAGGGGGGGGCTTCGCCTACAGACATGTGGCCTTCCTGCAACCCAAGGACCAGCTGGAGCAGAACGGGAGGTTGAACCCAATAGGCGAGGAAGACGAGGAGTGGCAGGGGGACagcagggagagaaggaggtcTGACGCAGAgtctgtcagctctgtgtgCTCCGATACCCCCATGGTGGTGTAA